One stretch of Candidatus Saccharibacteria bacterium oral taxon 488 DNA includes these proteins:
- a CDS encoding FAD-binding protein, producing MAQKPTFDYDVIVIGSGAGGSPAATVLARAGKKVAIIERGTFGGESPNWGDIPTGALLYTADVYHEAKTAAKFGLRTSTVGYNYPSLLAWKDTAIKRTGTGGNRSYYEKQGISVFTGSAHFLSPNEITVNRRHLSARKFLIASGSTWRDDHIPGLDEVAHHTPQTILSLKRPPKTLFVVGSGTTAMELAYLFSTFGSKVYVAETAGRILPEFDQEVGELIAADAKAQRGMNILTQTKLVAVQKDGIAKRVTYARGGQQHSVRVDEILIADDRLPTTDIGLENAGVAYTEHGIQVSEAMQTSARHIFAAGSVVDLQAQTHTILSHSRTAAHNLLHRNFIALDDTPRLTIAFTDPQIARTGLDEDDCLRRDLKINVALAPLTLTARSNITDRRSGFVKLISDKKGVLLGATIVAPGASDLMTGLSLAIRHGLTAKQLMSTPNCFIAWSEAVRIAAGKLAAD from the coding sequence ATGGCACAAAAACCAACTTTTGATTATGATGTAATTGTTATCGGCAGCGGCGCTGGCGGTTCACCGGCCGCAACTGTCTTGGCGCGCGCTGGCAAGAAGGTCGCCATCATTGAGCGCGGTACCTTTGGCGGCGAATCCCCAAACTGGGGCGACATTCCGACGGGCGCCCTACTCTACACTGCCGACGTCTACCACGAGGCCAAAACAGCGGCCAAGTTCGGCCTGCGCACCAGCACGGTCGGCTATAATTATCCGTCGCTCCTCGCCTGGAAGGACACCGCCATCAAGCGCACCGGCACCGGTGGCAATCGCAGTTACTACGAGAAACAAGGCATTAGCGTCTTTACCGGCAGCGCCCACTTTCTCAGTCCCAACGAGATCACCGTTAATCGCCGCCACTTATCAGCACGCAAATTCCTGATCGCCAGCGGCTCAACCTGGCGCGATGATCACATCCCAGGACTCGACGAAGTAGCTCATCACACGCCGCAAACCATCCTCTCGCTCAAGCGCCCACCCAAAACGCTGTTCGTTGTCGGCTCTGGCACAACGGCGATGGAGCTGGCATATTTGTTCTCGACTTTTGGCAGCAAGGTGTACGTCGCCGAAACCGCTGGGCGTATCTTGCCCGAGTTTGACCAAGAAGTTGGCGAGCTGATCGCCGCTGACGCCAAGGCACAGCGCGGCATGAACATCCTCACCCAGACAAAGCTGGTCGCCGTCCAGAAAGACGGTATCGCAAAGCGCGTCACCTACGCTCGTGGCGGCCAGCAGCATTCAGTGCGCGTTGATGAAATCCTCATCGCCGACGACCGCCTACCAACGACCGACATTGGGCTAGAAAATGCGGGCGTAGCGTATACTGAACATGGCATTCAAGTCAGTGAAGCGATGCAGACTTCGGCGCGGCACATCTTTGCGGCTGGCAGCGTCGTTGACCTTCAGGCACAGACACACACCATCCTCAGCCACAGCCGCACCGCTGCACACAACTTACTACACCGTAATTTCATCGCACTTGACGATACGCCGCGCTTGACGATCGCCTTCACCGATCCACAGATTGCTCGGACGGGACTGGACGAGGACGACTGTCTGCGCCGTGACTTGAAGATAAATGTCGCCTTAGCGCCGCTGACTTTGACCGCTCGCAGCAACATCACCGACCGGCGCAGTGGGTTTGTCAAATTGATCAGCGACAAAAAAGGTGTCCTGCTCGGCGCCACCATCGTTGCACCAGGCGCCAGCGACTTGATGACCGGCCTCAGCCTCGCCATCCGCCACGGCCTGACCGCCAAACAACTGATGAGCACACCAAACTGCTTCATTGCCTGGTCAGAGGCCGTGCGCATTGCGGCGGGGAAATTGGCAGCTGATTAG
- a CDS encoding virulence factor MviN, with translation MNQRLTVKLAATILASSMLLSSLLGLLRDRFLNAAYFPNEKAHLAGYPVGLDAYTAAFMVPDFMFAILVSGALSVTFIPVFNERWVKGNKQSAWQISSSMINLMALVTLVTSVLIIIFADPLMKYLIAPGLSEAGHALAVSMMRVIAVNPLIFAVAAVIASIQQAVGRFTFYALAPMLYNVGIIIGTLWFTNGINLFGWQIFDGGIMGVALGVVLGSVLQLIVSAVGLIGLGFDYDFKIYWRNRGFRKVLSLLPARSIDQGMDYVVSLAEVNLASRMGDGIIRRYNQALTLHMMPINLIGVAISNAAFPQLTERLASERPDLFRRDLRSFLRTVIWMIIPICVVTFFARGYVVHFINNNGDPVMANILGCLVMAILFRTVYHMVARGFYAQQDTKTPMYVSIFAIVLNVALAVILGYYAKLGPYGLAWAQSIVAFVEVVILCVILGRRMPQLFDATFVKAVAKMALAAVPLAVTCYVSVLVIPFRASDDSFLGALPKFGAITIFNFVVYGALSKWLKLPEIDPVLARMKRLLFSRFDMSKLRR, from the coding sequence ATCAATCAGCGGCTGACAGTCAAGTTAGCCGCCACGATTTTAGCGAGCTCGATGTTGCTGTCAAGCCTGCTGGGGCTGCTGCGCGATCGCTTTTTGAACGCGGCGTATTTTCCCAATGAGAAGGCTCACTTGGCTGGTTATCCGGTTGGGCTGGACGCTTATACGGCGGCGTTCATGGTGCCAGATTTTATGTTTGCGATTCTAGTGTCGGGGGCGCTGAGCGTCACTTTCATCCCGGTATTTAACGAGCGGTGGGTCAAAGGCAACAAGCAGTCAGCCTGGCAAATTAGTTCGAGCATGATCAATCTCATGGCGCTGGTGACGCTGGTGACGAGCGTTCTAATCATCATTTTTGCTGATCCGCTGATGAAATATCTGATCGCGCCGGGGCTAAGCGAGGCTGGTCACGCATTGGCGGTCAGTATGATGCGAGTGATCGCGGTAAATCCGCTGATCTTTGCGGTGGCAGCGGTGATTGCTAGCATCCAGCAAGCGGTCGGTCGCTTCACCTTCTATGCGCTGGCGCCGATGCTGTACAATGTCGGGATTATCATCGGTACGTTGTGGTTCACCAACGGCATCAACCTGTTCGGCTGGCAAATTTTTGACGGCGGCATTATGGGCGTGGCGCTTGGTGTGGTACTTGGGTCGGTGTTGCAGCTCATCGTCAGTGCGGTCGGGCTAATCGGACTCGGCTTTGATTATGATTTCAAGATTTATTGGCGCAATCGCGGCTTTCGTAAAGTTTTGTCGCTGCTGCCGGCGCGCTCGATTGATCAGGGAATGGATTATGTGGTCAGCCTGGCCGAAGTCAACTTGGCGTCGCGGATGGGTGATGGTATTATTCGTCGTTATAATCAAGCATTGACACTACACATGATGCCGATCAACCTCATCGGCGTTGCTATTTCCAACGCTGCCTTTCCACAACTAACTGAGCGCCTCGCCTCGGAGCGGCCGGATCTATTTCGTAGAGATCTGCGGTCATTTCTCAGGACGGTGATTTGGATGATTATCCCGATTTGTGTGGTGACGTTTTTCGCGCGTGGCTACGTGGTGCACTTTATCAATAATAATGGCGATCCGGTTATGGCGAACATTCTCGGTTGTCTGGTAATGGCAATTTTATTCAGGACGGTGTATCACATGGTGGCGCGCGGATTTTATGCACAGCAGGATACCAAGACACCGATGTATGTGTCGATTTTTGCGATTGTGTTGAATGTGGCGCTGGCCGTGATACTTGGCTACTATGCGAAGCTTGGCCCGTATGGCCTGGCATGGGCGCAGTCAATTGTCGCCTTTGTTGAGGTGGTGATTTTGTGCGTCATTTTAGGTCGGCGCATGCCACAGCTGTTTGACGCAACGTTTGTCAAAGCGGTCGCCAAGATGGCGTTAGCCGCGGTGCCACTAGCAGTGACGTGCTACGTCAGCGTATTGGTAATTCCATTTCGGGCGTCGGATGACAGCTTTTTGGGGGCGCTGCCCAAGTTTGGGGCGATTACGATTTTCAATTTTGTCGTGTATGGCGCGCTGTCCAAGTGGCTAAAGTTGCCAGAGATCGACCCGGTCTTGGCGCGAATGAAACGTCTGCTGTTTTCGCGATTTGATATGAGTAAGTTGAGGCGCTGA
- the recA gene encoding recombinase RecA, whose amino-acid sequence MASTAKTDDKHQTDAATGTARVTEKKVDDGKLKALGLAMDQITKQFGDGSIMKLGEAHKVDVEVIPSGSLSLDLALGGGYPKGRIIEIYGPESSGKTTLTLHAIAEIQKQGGTAAFIDAEHALDPSYAKRLGVDTENLLVSQPDNGEQALEITETLVRSNAVDLIVVDSVAALTPQAEIDGDMGDSHMGLQARLMSQALRKLTGIINKSKATVIFINQIRMKIGVMFGNPETTTGGNALKFYASQRVDIRRIGQIKVGDDIRGNRTKIKVVKNKIAPPFRIAEFDIMYNEGISKTGDILDLAATHGIVEKSGAFYKYNGETIGQGRDKTKLYLKENPEVLAEIDQKVRDKTKEADS is encoded by the coding sequence ATGGCTAGCACAGCGAAAACCGATGACAAACATCAAACAGACGCCGCGACTGGTACGGCTCGGGTGACAGAGAAAAAAGTTGATGATGGGAAGTTAAAAGCGCTGGGCTTGGCTATGGATCAAATCACCAAGCAGTTTGGTGATGGCTCAATCATGAAACTCGGTGAGGCACATAAAGTTGATGTTGAAGTGATTCCGTCAGGCTCGCTAAGCCTCGATTTGGCGCTGGGCGGCGGTTACCCGAAAGGCCGTATCATTGAGATTTATGGCCCAGAAAGTTCGGGTAAGACAACTCTAACGCTCCACGCCATTGCCGAAATCCAAAAGCAGGGCGGTACGGCAGCATTCATCGACGCTGAGCATGCGCTTGACCCGAGCTACGCCAAGCGGTTGGGCGTCGACACCGAAAACCTGCTGGTATCGCAGCCAGACAACGGTGAGCAGGCACTGGAAATTACCGAAACCTTGGTGCGTTCAAACGCGGTGGACCTGATTGTGGTGGACTCGGTGGCAGCATTGACCCCGCAAGCGGAAATTGACGGCGACATGGGTGATTCGCACATGGGGCTGCAGGCGCGGCTGATGAGCCAGGCACTGCGCAAATTGACTGGTATCATCAACAAGTCGAAAGCGACGGTAATTTTCATCAACCAAATTCGCATGAAGATTGGTGTGATGTTTGGCAATCCTGAGACCACAACGGGCGGTAACGCGCTGAAGTTTTACGCTTCGCAGCGGGTGGATATCCGCCGGATTGGGCAGATCAAGGTTGGTGATGATATCCGCGGTAACCGCACCAAGATCAAGGTGGTGAAGAATAAGATTGCGCCGCCATTCCGCATCGCTGAGTTTGACATTATGTATAATGAAGGTATTTCTAAAACTGGCGATATTCTGGATTTGGCAGCCACGCACGGCATTGTCGAAAAATCTGGCGCCTTTTACAAATATAACGGCGAAACTATTGGTCAAGGTCGCGATAAAACCAAATTGTACCTGAAAGAAAACCCTGAGGTTCTGGCGGAAATTGATCAGAAGGTTCGCGACAAGACCAAAGAAGCAGACAGCTGA
- the tilS gene encoding tRNA lysidine(34) synthetase TilS encodes MCHNILMRRLIAVSGGVDSVVLLDSVLRHGQDEVVVAHFDHGIRAESAADARFVAGLARRCNVPYVIRREELGPAASEDVARQRRYQFLFDAAARWGGRVTTAHHQDDVIETIALNLRRGTRWRGLAAMGDQRIERPLLEWTKQDIYDYALCHRLEWVEDATNQSSAYLRNQLRRQLQARLTDQQRAALGRLWRQQWRLRQEIDQEIMRLSPRLSSRYFWAHIPIEPARELLHREVQRLTGVSLLSAQLDRLLIAIKTGRAGTVWQPAANVRVKLSVKSVTIKRVTR; translated from the coding sequence ATGTGTCATAATATCCTCATGAGACGACTGATTGCGGTATCGGGTGGGGTGGACAGCGTGGTACTCCTCGACAGCGTATTGCGGCATGGGCAGGACGAGGTAGTGGTGGCTCACTTTGATCATGGCATTCGGGCAGAATCGGCGGCTGATGCGCGGTTCGTGGCGGGGCTAGCGCGCCGGTGTAATGTGCCATATGTTATCAGGCGTGAGGAATTGGGGCCGGCAGCCAGCGAAGATGTGGCACGTCAGCGGCGGTATCAATTTCTCTTTGATGCGGCAGCACGCTGGGGTGGGCGGGTGACGACGGCCCATCACCAGGATGACGTGATTGAGACGATAGCACTCAATTTGCGGCGTGGTACGCGCTGGCGAGGCTTGGCGGCTATGGGCGATCAGCGGATTGAGCGGCCGCTATTGGAATGGACAAAGCAAGACATATATGATTATGCACTGTGCCACCGGCTGGAATGGGTAGAGGACGCGACAAATCAATCGAGCGCCTATCTACGTAATCAGCTGCGCCGACAGCTGCAGGCAAGGTTGACTGATCAGCAGCGGGCGGCGCTTGGTCGGTTATGGCGTCAGCAATGGCGGCTGCGCCAAGAGATTGACCAAGAAATAATGCGGTTGTCACCACGCCTCAGTAGTCGTTATTTTTGGGCGCATATCCCAATTGAGCCGGCGCGCGAGCTACTGCACCGAGAAGTGCAGCGACTGACTGGCGTGTCGCTACTCTCAGCACAGCTGGATCGACTGCTGATCGCCATCAAAACTGGCCGAGCAGGAACGGTGTGGCAGCCGGCCGCTAATGTGCGGGTGAAATTATCCGTAAAAAGTGTTACAATAAAACGAGTGACTCGCTAG
- the hflB gene encoding ATP-dependent zinc metalloprotease FtsH has product MAGKTPKNTKKGIGQVARLGLFWAIIVFLGLAVYAALSPNSNLKNVALTDVVRRANAGEIAKIDIQGNDLKITPKGQKQPTEKSVKESGSTIYEQGLNKDAKVEINVLPPSQTGEVLWNLTVMIVPVVIIVIFFMFMMRQAQGQNNQAMGFGKSKARLYGEDKEKVLFEDIAGNDNAKQDLQEVVDFLKHPKKYKELGAKIPKGVLLVGNPGTGKTMLARAVAGEAGVPFFSISGSEFVEMFVGVGASRVRDLFSKAKKNAPCIIFIDEIDAVGRKRGSGMGGGHDEREQTLNQILVEMDGFDGDTNVIVLAATNRADVLDPALLRPGRFDRRVTITLPERKDREAILKVHFKKKPTDETVDLDKLAAKTAGSSGADLANIANEAAIIAARRNKKKITNEELTEAFERVAIGPERKAKVMNDHEKELTAYHEAGHAIVGHVLPDSDPVHKVTIIPRGGTGGVTWFLPPEDKSYTNVYEFKDILARAMGGRIAEQIIYGDDGITTGAGSDLRKATEIARDMIIEQGMGKGLRDQVFHEDNGGLMFDKMTRERPYSDETAKLIDQEVSQLITEAKQRAMLVLKANRPFLDKLAEALLKDETLEEAAVDEILSGTKLPKEAKLHA; this is encoded by the coding sequence ATGGCAGGAAAGACGCCAAAGAATACTAAGAAAGGGATCGGGCAGGTTGCTCGGCTGGGGTTGTTTTGGGCAATCATTGTGTTTCTTGGGCTGGCAGTGTACGCGGCGCTGTCACCAAATAGCAACTTGAAGAATGTGGCATTGACCGATGTAGTGCGACGGGCAAATGCCGGGGAAATTGCCAAGATTGATATCCAGGGCAATGATCTGAAAATTACTCCCAAAGGCCAAAAACAGCCGACCGAGAAATCAGTCAAGGAATCTGGCAGTACGATCTATGAGCAGGGCTTGAACAAGGACGCCAAGGTTGAGATTAACGTTCTGCCGCCATCACAGACCGGTGAAGTGCTGTGGAATCTGACGGTGATGATTGTGCCGGTGGTGATCATCGTGATCTTTTTCATGTTCATGATGCGCCAGGCCCAAGGGCAGAATAATCAAGCGATGGGCTTTGGCAAGTCAAAGGCGCGGCTGTATGGCGAGGACAAAGAGAAGGTGCTGTTTGAGGATATCGCTGGTAATGATAATGCCAAGCAGGATCTGCAGGAGGTTGTCGATTTCCTGAAGCATCCAAAGAAGTACAAGGAACTCGGTGCCAAGATTCCGAAAGGCGTCTTGCTGGTCGGTAATCCGGGTACTGGTAAAACCATGCTGGCTCGGGCAGTAGCTGGCGAGGCGGGCGTGCCGTTCTTCTCAATTTCTGGCTCGGAGTTCGTCGAGATGTTCGTCGGTGTTGGTGCTAGCCGGGTACGCGATCTCTTTTCAAAGGCCAAGAAAAATGCGCCGTGCATCATTTTCATCGACGAGATTGACGCGGTGGGCCGCAAGCGCGGTTCGGGCATGGGTGGCGGCCACGATGAGCGTGAGCAGACCTTGAACCAGATTTTGGTGGAAATGGATGGGTTTGACGGTGACACGAACGTGATCGTGCTGGCGGCGACCAACCGGGCGGATGTGCTTGATCCTGCGTTGCTGCGGCCGGGACGGTTTGATCGGCGAGTGACGATTACTCTGCCGGAGCGCAAAGATCGCGAGGCAATTCTGAAAGTTCATTTCAAGAAAAAGCCAACCGACGAAACGGTTGACCTCGATAAATTGGCCGCCAAGACAGCTGGCTCATCGGGGGCAGATCTCGCTAATATCGCCAATGAAGCAGCAATTATCGCCGCACGGCGTAATAAGAAGAAAATTACTAATGAAGAATTAACCGAGGCATTTGAGCGAGTGGCCATCGGCCCAGAGCGCAAGGCCAAGGTGATGAACGACCACGAGAAGGAGCTGACAGCGTACCACGAGGCGGGCCACGCCATTGTTGGTCACGTCTTGCCAGATTCTGATCCAGTTCACAAAGTGACGATTATTCCGCGCGGCGGCACTGGCGGTGTAACCTGGTTCCTACCGCCAGAGGATAAGAGCTACACCAACGTCTATGAGTTCAAGGATATCTTGGCTCGGGCCATGGGCGGCCGAATTGCCGAGCAAATTATTTACGGTGATGATGGTATCACCACCGGCGCTGGCTCAGACCTGCGTAAAGCCACCGAGATTGCCCGTGATATGATCATCGAGCAGGGTATGGGTAAGGGCCTACGCGACCAAGTATTTCACGAAGACAACGGCGGGCTGATGTTTGATAAGATGACCCGCGAGCGGCCGTACTCGGATGAGACTGCTAAACTGATCGACCAGGAAGTGTCGCAGCTGATCACCGAGGCTAAACAACGGGCAATGCTGGTGCTCAAAGCCAACCGTCCGTTCCTCGATAAATTGGCCGAGGCACTGCTCAAAGACGAAACCTTGGAGGAAGCGGCGGTGGATGAGATTCTTTCGGGAACGAAACTGCCAAAGGAGGCAAAGCTGCACGCATAA
- a CDS encoding GTP-binding protein LepA: protein MPKITVQPLPGYKEVKPFVYAGFFPVSNEDYNDLKEAIEKLSLSDSALQFEPENSPVLGYGVRIGFLGLLHMDIIRERLEREYNLDLIVTNPSTDYQVSLTNGEELDIKSASELPDPAQITEVREPWIDGEIVVPQDYIGAVIQLIVAKRGRQKNLSYIDERALISFTAPLANLLTDFYDQLKSVTSGYGSFNYELAGYQPEDLVRVDFYVAGEMVDALSVMCHRSEAPGLGREIVKKLKEVVPRQSFEVALQAAIGGRFIARENIGAYRKDVTGYLYGGDVSRKKKLLAKQARGKKRMKRFGKVDIPSEAFTVMLKRD, encoded by the coding sequence ATGCCTAAAATTACCGTCCAACCCCTCCCTGGCTACAAAGAAGTCAAGCCCTTCGTCTACGCGGGCTTCTTTCCGGTGTCTAATGAAGATTACAATGACCTGAAAGAGGCTATTGAAAAGCTGAGCTTGAGTGATTCAGCGCTGCAGTTTGAGCCGGAGAATTCACCGGTGTTAGGTTATGGCGTACGGATTGGTTTTTTGGGATTGCTTCATATGGACATCATTCGCGAGCGGCTGGAGCGCGAGTATAATTTGGATCTCATCGTCACCAACCCGAGCACGGATTACCAAGTCAGCCTCACTAATGGCGAGGAACTGGACATCAAATCAGCCAGCGAACTGCCCGACCCGGCGCAGATCACCGAGGTCCGCGAGCCGTGGATCGACGGTGAAATTGTGGTGCCGCAAGACTACATCGGTGCGGTGATTCAGCTGATTGTCGCCAAGCGCGGCCGGCAGAAAAACCTTAGTTACATTGATGAGCGGGCGCTGATTTCGTTTACGGCGCCGCTGGCAAATCTGCTGACGGATTTTTATGATCAACTGAAGTCGGTCACCAGCGGCTACGGTTCGTTTAACTATGAGCTGGCGGGTTATCAGCCGGAAGATTTGGTACGGGTGGATTTTTATGTGGCGGGCGAAATGGTTGATGCGCTCAGTGTGATGTGCCACCGTTCGGAGGCGCCAGGCTTGGGTCGCGAAATCGTCAAAAAATTGAAAGAAGTCGTGCCGCGCCAGAGCTTTGAGGTGGCACTGCAGGCGGCGATTGGCGGCAGATTCATCGCCCGCGAAAACATCGGTGCTTACCGCAAAGATGTCACCGGCTATCTGTATGGTGGTGACGTCAGCCGTAAAAAGAAGCTCCTCGCCAAACAGGCTCGCGGTAAAAAGCGTATGAAACGCTTCGGTAAAGTTGACATTCCGTCAGAAGCGTTTACGGTGATGTTAAAGAGAGATTGA
- a CDS encoding nitroreductase, whose amino-acid sequence MTKKTGNIISLDDFKFLVKQAVKAPSGHNTQPWKFHRDGSVVEIHPDFDRKLPVVDPDNRELFVSLGCAAENFCLAAQTKGYESTVSVGDTGVITILLTEDSGVKPSPLFEQIDMRQINRSIYTGEEIAPDALKKLQFVHSEKGVSVHYYAHQTEQFNDIEQCVFQGNIRQMQNEAFKAELKSWMRFNKKHQDQTLDGLSYAVFGAPNVPRWMAEPIMSMAVNTKAQNRADRKKIESASHLVLFTTRENSRREWVDLGRTLQRFLLTATELGIAHAYLNQPNEQPEIAAEMAKTLDLDGEYPTILLRIGYGKQQAYSKRRPVEDVIIED is encoded by the coding sequence ATGACGAAGAAAACAGGAAACATTATATCATTAGACGATTTTAAGTTTCTAGTTAAGCAGGCAGTCAAAGCACCGTCAGGGCACAATACCCAACCTTGGAAATTCCATCGCGACGGGTCGGTGGTAGAAATTCATCCTGATTTTGACAGGAAGCTGCCAGTAGTCGACCCTGACAATAGGGAGTTATTCGTGAGTCTGGGTTGTGCGGCCGAGAACTTCTGCTTGGCAGCGCAAACCAAGGGCTATGAGTCTACCGTTTCGGTTGGTGATACGGGAGTTATCACGATTTTACTTACAGAAGATTCTGGCGTCAAGCCGAGTCCATTGTTTGAACAGATAGATATGCGGCAGATTAATCGCAGCATTTACACTGGTGAGGAAATTGCTCCAGATGCACTAAAGAAATTACAATTTGTCCATAGTGAAAAGGGCGTCTCAGTTCATTATTACGCACATCAAACAGAGCAATTCAATGATATCGAGCAATGTGTCTTTCAGGGGAATATACGTCAAATGCAAAATGAGGCGTTTAAGGCTGAATTGAAAAGCTGGATGCGATTTAATAAGAAGCATCAAGATCAAACACTTGACGGGCTGAGTTATGCCGTGTTTGGTGCACCTAACGTGCCGCGCTGGATGGCTGAGCCAATCATGTCGATGGCTGTCAATACCAAGGCTCAAAATAGGGCCGACCGCAAGAAGATAGAATCAGCGTCTCATCTGGTTCTCTTTACAACAAGAGAAAATAGTCGGCGCGAATGGGTGGATCTAGGTCGGACGCTGCAGCGTTTCTTGCTGACTGCCACGGAGCTCGGGATCGCTCATGCCTATCTAAATCAACCAAACGAGCAGCCAGAAATTGCCGCAGAAATGGCAAAAACTCTTGATCTTGATGGGGAATATCCAACTATTTTGCTGCGCATTGGTTATGGCAAGCAGCAGGCCTATTCTAAACGTCGACCTGTTGAAGACGTTATTATAGAGGATTGA
- a CDS encoding GTP-binding protein — protein sequence MKPLTSIRNFCIIAHIDHGKSTLADRMMEMTGTVEKREMKSQLLDSMDLEREKGITIKLAPVRMKYHYRQPAAIASSQSNVAGNASDRAIDSSEGLPLAGPYDLNLIDTPGHVDFSYEVSRSLQACEGAVLVVDASQGIQAQTLANVYLAMEQDLTIIPVLNKVDLPAADVPRVSKQVINLLGCDESEIIHISAKTGQNVDQVLAAIVERIPAPTSPLAVEHPDVALADLPTRALIFDSYYDDYRGVILYVRVVDGQIKKGEAIHMMATSANGLALEVGHLSPGMIPDPSLDTGEIGYIVTNLKTTREARVGDTVTLKKYMTKE from the coding sequence ATGAAACCGCTGACCAGTATTCGTAATTTTTGCATCATTGCCCACATCGACCACGGTAAGTCGACGCTGGCTGACCGGATGATGGAGATGACGGGGACGGTGGAGAAGCGCGAGATGAAGTCGCAGCTGCTGGATAGTATGGATCTCGAGCGTGAGAAAGGGATCACGATCAAGCTCGCGCCGGTGCGGATGAAGTATCACTATCGCCAGCCAGCGGCAATCGCTTCCTCTCAATCGAATGTCGCAGGCAACGCCAGCGACAGGGCTATCGATTCATCGGAAGGATTGCCGCTGGCTGGACCTTACGATCTCAACCTCATCGACACGCCCGGTCACGTTGATTTTAGCTACGAAGTTAGTCGCTCGTTGCAGGCCTGCGAGGGTGCGGTATTGGTGGTTGACGCCAGCCAAGGCATTCAGGCGCAGACGTTAGCGAATGTGTACCTGGCAATGGAACAGGACCTCACGATTATTCCTGTGCTCAATAAAGTTGATTTACCAGCTGCCGATGTGCCACGGGTGTCCAAGCAGGTGATTAATTTGCTGGGCTGCGATGAAAGCGAGATTATTCATATTTCCGCCAAAACCGGGCAGAATGTCGATCAAGTTTTGGCGGCGATCGTTGAGCGAATCCCGGCGCCGACTTCGCCACTGGCGGTCGAGCATCCTGATGTTGCGTTGGCTGATCTCCCAACTCGGGCGCTAATTTTTGATAGTTATTATGATGATTATCGCGGCGTGATTTTGTACGTCAGGGTGGTTGACGGTCAGATCAAAAAGGGTGAAGCGATTCATATGATGGCGACCAGTGCGAATGGGTTGGCATTGGAGGTTGGCCATCTCAGTCCCGGTATGATCCCCGACCCATCGCTCGATACTGGTGAAATTGGCTACATTGTCACCAACCTAAAAACCACCCGTGAAGCGCGGGTGGGTGATACGGTGACGCTAAAGAAATATATGACGAAGGAGTGA
- a CDS encoding type II secretion system protein, producing the protein MKRQAGFTVIEVLVAIIFLGVATAVAFTQLVTIQREHQNDRKKTAINAMHYSLEEAYYKRHGFYPEKITDETLPTMDKELLTDPSGKKLGDNGSAYRYEPTNCQSGKCKSYSLRAMLDGEADFVKDSRHK; encoded by the coding sequence ATGAAACGACAAGCAGGCTTTACGGTGATTGAGGTGCTGGTAGCAATTATATTTCTCGGCGTGGCTACCGCAGTGGCATTCACTCAGCTGGTGACAATCCAGCGCGAGCACCAAAATGACCGGAAAAAAACCGCTATTAATGCCATGCATTACAGCCTCGAGGAAGCCTATTACAAACGACACGGCTTTTATCCAGAAAAGATTACCGACGAGACACTACCAACCATGGATAAGGAGCTACTCACAGATCCAAGTGGTAAAAAGCTTGGCGACAATGGCAGCGCCTATCGCTACGAGCCGACTAATTGCCAAAGCGGTAAATGTAAATCATATTCGCTCAGGGCCATGCTTGATGGTGAGGCAGATTTCGTCAAAGACAGCCGCCACAAATAG